One window from the genome of Spirochaetaceae bacterium encodes:
- the secA gene encoding preprotein translocase subunit SecA, which yields MLQKLLTLIFGNKYERDLKALLPILHKVNDWENWALALKDADFPAETTKLKERLAAGGSLDDLLPEAFALAREACRRVLGERPYDVQILGGINLHKGRITEMKTGEGKTLTSVTAAYLNALSGKGVHVVTVNDYLAERDSQWMGRVHNFLGLSVGVILSTMDAEARQKSYSCDITYATNNELGFDYLRDNMRWDSKAKSQRSHNFCIIDEIDSILIDEARTPLIISGAVEEDTTKISEIDKLVKFFDEVKKDPETGLYPVDDPLVKTVADGDYKLDEKNKRIIFTDPGMNKMEKLLTERGKIKGTLFDEQNFEWVHYFTQAMKAHLLFHKDVDYIVDDDKVLIVDEHTGRTLHGRRYNDGLHQAIEAKESIRVAKRNVTLATITFQNFFRMYAKMCGMTGTADTEAREFAKIYNLDVAVIPSNRPLARIDEQDEIYLNEQFKFEAIAKEIGERHKAGQPILVGTVSVEKSEALSKLLTKRGVRHEVLNAKNHGREALIIAEAGAKGSVTIATNMAGRGTDIKLGGNPEQRARRKVGTEASEEEYQTALKKELLKWQDEYNEVLALGGLYVVGTERHESRRIDNQLRGRSGRQGDAGRSKFFISLDDDLMRLFGGERFRGMMARLGMNDGEALQHPMLSRSIERAQKRVEDRNYEIRKHLLDYDDILNKQRTYIYEVRNSVLTDEAMKERILRTGVELATELVEAKNKTNEKLLEDLKQQLNFIPSDTAEFLNKNNEARKAFIAGYLTQDLNEKEALTSSEVLNQFIRYEYLRALDDKWQNHLEAMEGLREAVGLRSYAQKNPLVEYKIEGSNLFNRMLDDIPPLLAAKIFQIRIQKAPAVRTSKVIAGEARHNSMGNLDAMRTKSGERSEANAAKVTVRRTEPKVGRNDPCPCGSGKKYKFCHGAGK from the coding sequence GATTGGGAAAATTGGGCTTTAGCTTTAAAAGATGCCGACTTTCCCGCCGAAACAACCAAACTTAAAGAACGGTTAGCTGCCGGTGGAAGCCTTGATGACCTACTGCCGGAAGCCTTTGCTTTAGCGCGCGAAGCTTGTAGACGGGTATTAGGCGAACGCCCTTACGATGTACAGATACTCGGCGGTATTAACTTGCATAAGGGCCGTATTACCGAAATGAAAACCGGTGAAGGTAAAACCCTAACTAGCGTTACCGCCGCCTACTTAAATGCCCTAAGCGGCAAAGGGGTGCATGTTGTTACGGTAAACGATTATTTAGCCGAGCGCGATAGCCAATGGATGGGCCGCGTGCATAACTTTTTAGGTTTAAGTGTAGGGGTTATTTTAAGCACTATGGATGCCGAAGCCCGCCAAAAATCTTACAGCTGCGATATTACCTATGCCACCAACAACGAACTGGGCTTTGATTATTTACGCGATAATATGCGTTGGGATAGCAAAGCTAAGAGCCAGCGCAGCCATAACTTTTGTATTATTGACGAAATTGACAGCATTTTAATTGACGAAGCGCGTACACCTTTAATTATATCGGGTGCGGTGGAAGAAGACACCACTAAAATATCTGAAATTGATAAACTTGTTAAATTTTTTGACGAAGTTAAAAAAGACCCCGAAACCGGCCTTTACCCCGTTGACGACCCTTTAGTTAAAACGGTGGCCGATGGCGACTATAAATTAGATGAAAAAAATAAACGCATTATCTTTACCGACCCCGGTATGAACAAGATGGAAAAGCTGCTTACCGAACGCGGCAAAATTAAAGGCACCCTCTTTGATGAGCAAAATTTTGAATGGGTGCATTACTTTACCCAAGCGATGAAAGCCCATTTGCTCTTTCATAAAGATGTCGATTATATTGTCGATGACGATAAAGTTTTAATTGTTGATGAGCACACCGGCCGTACCTTGCATGGCCGCCGCTATAACGACGGCCTCCATCAAGCTATAGAGGCTAAAGAAAGTATCCGCGTAGCCAAACGCAATGTAACGCTGGCTACCATTACCTTTCAAAACTTTTTTAGAATGTACGCTAAAATGTGCGGTATGACCGGTACCGCCGATACCGAAGCCCGCGAATTTGCTAAAATTTATAACCTCGATGTCGCCGTTATCCCCAGTAACCGCCCCTTAGCGCGTATCGATGAACAAGATGAAATTTACTTAAACGAACAATTTAAATTTGAAGCTATCGCTAAAGAGATTGGTGAACGGCATAAAGCCGGCCAACCTATCTTGGTGGGTACCGTTAGTGTAGAAAAAAGCGAGGCTTTAAGTAAGTTACTTACTAAACGCGGTGTAAGGCATGAGGTACTTAACGCTAAAAATCATGGCCGCGAAGCCCTTATTATAGCCGAAGCAGGAGCTAAAGGCAGCGTAACCATTGCCACCAACATGGCCGGTAGAGGTACCGACATTAAATTAGGCGGCAACCCCGAACAGCGCGCCCGCCGCAAAGTGGGAACAGAAGCCAGCGAAGAAGAATACCAAACCGCCCTTAAAAAAGAGCTGCTTAAATGGCAAGATGAATATAACGAAGTGCTCGCCTTAGGCGGCCTTTATGTGGTGGGTACCGAACGCCACGAAAGCCGCCGTATCGATAACCAGCTGCGCGGCCGTTCGGGCCGGCAAGGTGATGCCGGACGCAGCAAGTTTTTTATCAGCTTAGACGACGACTTAATGCGTTTGTTTGGTGGCGAGCGTTTTAGAGGTATGATGGCGCGGCTAGGCATGAACGATGGTGAAGCTTTGCAGCACCCTATGCTTTCGCGCTCTATCGAGCGAGCGCAAAAACGTGTGGAAGACCGTAACTACGAAATTCGTAAACATCTTTTAGATTACGATGATATTTTAAACAAACAACGTACCTATATTTACGAAGTGCGCAACAGTGTACTCACCGATGAGGCGATGAAAGAGCGTATCTTACGTACGGGGGTAGAATTAGCCACTGAGCTTGTCGAAGCTAAAAATAAAACCAATGAAAAATTATTAGAAGATTTAAAACAGCAGCTTAACTTTATACCAAGCGATACCGCTGAATTTTTAAATAAAAATAACGAAGCCCGCAAAGCTTTTATAGCTGGTTACTTAACCCAAGACCTTAACGAAAAAGAGGCTTTAACCTCATCGGAAGTGCTTAACCAATTTATACGCTATGAGTATTTACGCGCCCTTGATGATAAATGGCAAAACCACCTAGAGGCGATGGAAGGCCTGCGTGAGGCGGTAGGACTGCGCAGTTATGCCCAAAAAAACCCCCTCGTAGAGTACAAAATTGAAGGCTCTAATTTGTTTAACCGTATGTTAGATGATATACCGCCGCTATTAGCCGCTAAAATTTTTCAAATTCGTATTCAAAAAGCTCCGGCCGTACGTACTTCTAAAGTTATTGCCGGCGAGGCACGGCATAATAGTATGGGTAACCTTGATGCTATGCGCACCAAAAGCGGCGAACGCAGTGAAGCCAATGCCGCAAAGGTTACCGTTAGGCGTACCGAACCCAAAGTTGGCCGCAACGACCCTTGCCCCTGCGGCAGCGGCAAAAAGTATAAGTTTTGCCACGGAGCGGGCAAATAG
- a CDS encoding GDP-mannose 4,6-dehydratase — protein sequence MLNNLLITGGCGFVGSHFINFLFAHHLVNKVVNVDKLTYAADSDRLKNLYNKNYIFIKADINNIKLISKLLIKYNIDTVVHFAAESHVDNSIKNPANFIKSNVNGTFSLLEAVRLSSSKIRFHYINTDEVFGSAKAGQSFSEAAAYRPSSPYSASKAAAAHLVMAYRTTYGLAVTMSNSCNIFGEGQHNEKLIPKTIGCFLTAKAVPIYGDGQQRRTWLYADQHSRALWHILKYGELGQSYNLTSGYEMTNLHLIKLVAKLLAQQTRQSETGYLNLITYIIDRLGHDSRYIITGDKLKQLNFSFNGNFEEELTKTIKSYL from the coding sequence ATGTTAAATAATTTACTTATTACCGGTGGCTGTGGTTTTGTGGGTAGCCATTTTATTAATTTTTTATTTGCTCATCATTTGGTTAATAAGGTAGTTAATGTAGATAAGCTAACTTATGCTGCCGATAGTGACCGCTTAAAAAACTTGTATAATAAAAATTATATTTTTATTAAAGCCGATATTAACAACATAAAATTAATAAGTAAACTTTTAATTAAGTATAATATAGATACGGTAGTGCATTTTGCTGCCGAAAGCCATGTAGATAATAGTATTAAAAACCCGGCTAACTTTATTAAGAGTAATGTTAATGGTACTTTTAGTTTATTGGAGGCCGTAAGGCTTTCGTCTTCAAAAATTCGTTTTCATTATATTAATACCGATGAGGTCTTTGGCTCGGCTAAAGCCGGTCAATCTTTTAGCGAAGCAGCAGCTTATCGCCCCTCATCGCCCTATAGTGCCAGTAAAGCCGCCGCCGCCCACTTAGTAATGGCCTATCGTACCACCTATGGCCTAGCGGTAACGATGAGTAACAGCTGTAACATCTTTGGGGAAGGGCAGCATAACGAAAAATTAATTCCTAAAACTATCGGCTGTTTTTTAACGGCTAAAGCTGTGCCTATTTATGGTGATGGGCAGCAGCGACGCACGTGGCTTTATGCCGACCAGCATAGCCGTGCCTTGTGGCATATTTTAAAATATGGTGAGCTGGGACAAAGTTATAATCTTACCAGTGGTTACGAAATGACTAATCTTCATTTGATAAAACTTGTAGCTAAGTTATTGGCCCAGCAAACTAGGCAAAGCGAGACCGGTTATTTAAACTTAATTACCTATATAATAGATAGATTAGGTCACGATAGCCGTTATATTATAACCGGTGATAAACTTAAGCAGCTAAATTTTAGTTTTAATGGTAACTTTGAAGAAGAACTAACTAAAACAATTAAAAGTTACCTTTAA
- the rlmB gene encoding 23S rRNA (guanosine(2251)-2'-O)-methyltransferase RlmB, translated as MDYLTSLHGIEERLKGGKKALALFYVKENDRVRPLLALANKRAIPVKQVSKDELKKMGAFQAALAIPVAELGGQKWFDKKMEALAGKDKALVVVLDGVTDPHNLGAILRSACLFGVDLVIYGERRSAQGDTDTVMRTSAGASELVAHGAVPNINAALKAFKEAGFWLYGTTKDGEPINKVKVTAKAALVMGSEGKGLAQLVRKNCDHLISIPTNNRLDSLNVAVAAGICLYQLQS; from the coding sequence ATGGATTACTTAACTAGCCTGCACGGCATTGAAGAACGTTTAAAGGGTGGCAAAAAAGCCCTAGCCTTATTTTATGTTAAAGAAAACGATAGGGTAAGGCCCTTGCTTGCCTTAGCCAATAAAAGAGCTATTCCTGTTAAACAAGTTAGTAAAGACGAGCTTAAAAAGATGGGAGCCTTTCAGGCGGCTTTAGCCATACCGGTGGCCGAGCTGGGCGGCCAAAAATGGTTTGATAAAAAGATGGAGGCTTTAGCCGGTAAAGATAAAGCCTTAGTGGTAGTGCTTGATGGCGTAACCGACCCGCACAATTTGGGGGCTATATTACGCAGCGCTTGCCTTTTTGGGGTCGATTTAGTAATTTACGGCGAGCGCCGCAGCGCACAAGGCGATACCGATACCGTTATGCGCACCAGCGCCGGCGCCAGCGAGCTGGTGGCTCACGGTGCTGTACCCAACATTAATGCCGCCCTTAAAGCCTTTAAAGAGGCCGGATTTTGGCTTTACGGCACTACTAAAGATGGCGAACCCATTAACAAAGTTAAAGTTACGGCCAAAGCTGCCTTAGTTATGGGCAGCGAAGGCAAAGGCCTTGCTCAGTTGGTGCGTAAAAATTGCGACCATTTAATCAGCATACCCACTAACAATAGGTTAGATAGTTTAAACGTGGCTGTAGCGGCAGGGATATGTTTGTACCAGTTACAAAGCTAA
- a CDS encoding adenylate/guanylate cyclase domain-containing protein, with protein MCGVILIIGTLDYSAWEGDLIGLAQKEGFDECAIAQASNMEEAFSVFFENLPVLIIADTSVEGGRENLEMLKTEEMYRHIPVIVVTEEYQANLYERLYTYGVDRLLTYKELASGVLPIIAKPLLVSSALFQLQIMRSNELQEKTLFDFIRLDLLKPYVPRTIWNMVQKNAAAQKLEIKEQEMELTLTFGDIKGFTTVSQHLKPVNVIKFLNVAFDTVTKHVYANDGDIDKFIGDAFFAVFKEPANAIKAMVSIQRELAAIRDKHLQDGDIAVQFRIAVHSGTVIRGNVGGNGRFDNTLIGDAVNTTSRLEHESPLGDILISEAAALKAGLNMPRSEMLEFDLRGRDKAIYAFPYFENVKKGLIEERY; from the coding sequence ATGTGCGGCGTTATTTTAATTATTGGTACACTAGATTACTCGGCTTGGGAGGGCGACCTCATAGGATTAGCCCAAAAAGAAGGCTTTGATGAATGCGCTATTGCCCAAGCCAGTAATATGGAAGAAGCTTTTAGCGTTTTTTTTGAAAACTTACCCGTTTTAATTATTGCCGATACCTCCGTAGAGGGCGGCCGTGAAAACCTTGAAATGCTGAAAACCGAAGAGATGTACCGGCATATCCCCGTTATTGTTGTTACAGAGGAATATCAGGCTAATTTATATGAAAGGCTTTATACCTACGGTGTAGACCGCCTGCTTACCTACAAAGAGCTGGCCAGCGGTGTGCTGCCTATCATTGCTAAACCCCTACTAGTATCTAGCGCCCTTTTCCAGCTACAAATTATGCGCAGCAATGAATTACAAGAAAAAACCCTTTTTGATTTTATCCGCCTCGACTTACTTAAGCCCTATGTGCCGCGCACAATATGGAATATGGTGCAAAAAAATGCCGCTGCCCAAAAGCTGGAGATTAAAGAGCAAGAGATGGAGCTTACCCTTACCTTTGGCGATATTAAAGGCTTTACCACCGTATCGCAGCATCTTAAACCTGTTAATGTTATTAAATTTTTAAATGTGGCTTTTGATACCGTAACCAAGCATGTTTATGCCAATGACGGCGATATAGATAAATTTATTGGCGATGCCTTTTTTGCCGTTTTTAAAGAGCCTGCTAATGCCATTAAAGCTATGGTAAGCATTCAAAGAGAGCTGGCCGCTATACGTGATAAACATTTGCAAGATGGCGATATAGCGGTACAGTTTAGGATAGCTGTGCACTCCGGTACCGTAATTAGGGGTAATGTGGGCGGCAACGGCCGTTTTGATAACACCTTAATTGGCGATGCCGTTAATACCACCAGCCGCCTTGAGCACGAATCGCCGCTGGGGGATATACTTATCTCGGAGGCTGCCGCTTTAAAGGCCGGGCTTAATATGCCGCGCAGCGAAATGCTGGAATTTGATTTGCGCGGTCGTGATAAAGCTATTTACGCCTTTCCTTACTTTGAGAATGTAAAGAAAGGTTTGATTGAAGAGAGATATTAA
- a CDS encoding lipocalin family protein, producing MKSKIWFLLFFVAANSYANNSPFANSIFAATHPWGYEPSNFLIFSDDGTAEHRVTIGGINGHIADSALFTYSIDGNMLTLTPINSGWVRNFRISNDGNTLDFITTSGELSYDPPYIRQ from the coding sequence ATGAAGAGTAAAATTTGGTTTTTATTATTTTTTGTTGCGGCTAATAGTTACGCCAATAACAGCCCTTTTGCCAATAGCATTTTTGCGGCTACCCATCCATGGGGTTATGAGCCCTCTAACTTTTTGATATTTAGTGATGATGGTACGGCAGAGCATAGAGTTACTATTGGCGGTATTAATGGCCATATTGCTGACTCTGCACTGTTTACTTATAGTATAGATGGTAATATGTTAACTCTTACCCCTATAAACAGTGGCTGGGTTCGAAATTTTCGTATTAGTAACGATGGCAATACCCTTGATTTTATAACGACCAGCGGAGAGTTGTCTTATGACCCGCCTTATATACGGCAGTAA
- a CDS encoding class I SAM-dependent methyltransferase, which produces MSYIQSNKAAWEEAFDNKQPHWGDNNYLRLKSEYLAFFNKDMQSELENINFKGKVVAQFCCNNGRELLSLVAGGAGSGVGFDIAENIIKQAQETAEKAGLKNCSFVACNILEIPASYANQFDIILFTIGALTWFKDLPVLFAKAAECLKPGGLVLINDFHPVLNMLPIPGEAEYDPSDLKRITYPYFQSEPRLEDDGMDYMSVKYKSKTFTSFVHTMAAIINGLAVNSLKTTKLNEYDYDIMDSAAVYDNKGFPLSFILRAEKC; this is translated from the coding sequence ATGAGTTATATTCAAAGTAATAAAGCCGCTTGGGAAGAGGCCTTTGATAACAAGCAGCCTCATTGGGGTGATAATAACTATTTACGGTTAAAGAGTGAATATTTGGCTTTTTTTAATAAAGATATGCAAAGCGAGCTGGAAAATATAAATTTTAAAGGTAAAGTAGTGGCTCAATTTTGTTGTAATAATGGGCGTGAGCTGCTATCGCTTGTGGCCGGTGGTGCCGGTAGCGGCGTAGGGTTTGATATTGCCGAAAATATTATTAAACAAGCCCAAGAAACTGCCGAAAAAGCCGGTCTTAAAAATTGTTCTTTTGTGGCTTGTAATATTTTAGAGATACCGGCAAGTTATGCTAATCAATTTGATATAATCCTTTTTACCATAGGGGCATTAACTTGGTTTAAAGATTTACCTGTACTTTTTGCTAAAGCTGCGGAGTGCTTAAAGCCCGGTGGGCTAGTGCTTATTAACGATTTTCACCCGGTTTTAAATATGCTGCCCATACCGGGTGAAGCTGAATATGACCCCAGCGATTTAAAACGCATAACTTATCCGTATTTTCAGAGCGAACCTCGCTTAGAAGATGATGGTATGGATTATATGTCGGTTAAATATAAATCTAAAACCTTTACCAGTTTTGTTCATACAATGGCCGCTATCATTAACGGCTTAGCGGTAAACAGCTTAAAAACGACAAAGCTTAACGAATACGACTATGATATTATGGATAGCGCCGCCGTTTATGATAACAAAGGCTTTCCGCTCTCCTTTATTTTGAGGGCAGAAAAATGTTAA
- a CDS encoding leucine-rich repeat domain-containing protein → MKKFLIILLLITTLANIYGQGLPVATNANLASLFPDAALRNIIAARLGNQANLTGQALSNALAAITGELDVSERNINNAGGIEYLTGLNVLDLRRNNLPGINVSSLVNLTELYVSDTGLTSLNVSNNLNLTRLNAGRNQLTSLDVSRLTSLTYLAIGGNQLATIDVRRLTLLTELFVWGNRLTTLDVRNNVNLTVLNAENNQLTRLDTRRLTKLTYLAIDDNQLTSFNARNNINLTHLYLWGNQLTRLDVSRLTLLTELDVGDNRLTRLDVNRLTQLEFLVTVGNQLTNLNVNNNIELVHLYVSYNPLTELNLSNNINLTRLDVSYTRLTGLDITNLTQLTHIWIWGSPLPQQRIIGFHANIILNAPRNSD, encoded by the coding sequence ATGAAAAAGTTTTTAATAATACTTTTGCTAATAACTACTTTAGCCAATATTTATGGACAAGGCTTACCGGTAGCGACTAACGCCAACCTTGCCAGCCTCTTTCCCGATGCGGCGCTGCGTAATATCATAGCTGCCCGTTTAGGTAACCAAGCTAACCTTACAGGGCAAGCCTTAAGCAATGCTTTAGCTGCCATTACCGGCGAACTTGATGTTAGCGAAAGAAATATAAATAATGCCGGTGGGATAGAATACCTAACCGGCTTAAATGTGCTAGATTTACGCCGTAATAACTTGCCGGGCATTAATGTAAGCAGCCTTGTTAATTTAACCGAGCTTTACGTAAGCGATACCGGCCTTACCAGCCTTAATGTAAGTAACAACCTTAATTTAACTAGGCTTAATGCCGGCCGTAACCAACTTACCAGCCTAGATGTAAGCCGCCTTACGAGCCTAACCTATCTTGCCATAGGCGGTAACCAACTGGCTACTATCGATGTAAGAAGGCTTACTTTGCTCACCGAACTTTTTGTGTGGGGCAACAGGCTAACTACCCTTGATGTAAGAAATAATGTTAATTTAACCGTACTTAATGCCGAAAACAACCAATTAACCCGCTTAGATACAAGACGGCTTACTAAACTAACTTATCTTGCCATCGATGATAATCAGTTAACCAGCTTTAATGCGCGTAATAACATTAATTTAACCCATCTTTATTTATGGGGCAACCAATTAACTAGGTTAGATGTTAGCCGCCTAACTTTACTCACCGAATTAGATGTAGGCGATAACCGCTTAACGAGGTTAGATGTAAACCGGCTTACCCAACTGGAATTTTTGGTTACCGTTGGCAACCAGCTAACGAACCTTAACGTAAACAATAATATTGAGTTAGTTCATCTTTACGTAAGTTATAACCCTTTAACCGAGCTTAATTTAAGTAATAATATAAATTTAACTAGGCTTGATGTAAGTTACACCCGCTTAACCGGCCTTGATATAACTAACCTTACCCAGTTAACTCATATTTGGATTTGGGGCTCGCCGCTGCCGCAGCAAAGAATAATTGGCTTTCATGCTAATATTATTCTCAATGCTCCGCGTAATAGCGACTAA
- a CDS encoding YbaY family lipoprotein — protein sequence MKKLLALAILSLIAACTPQELPVAAIQTIDIGNISLIQGTLSYLTREAIPTPYIVVIELYRVEGESLQLIATTDFLEEGQVPVNYMLAFNADLVNTATGSYLINARFLTISGTTIYEAAEMVNPFSGNAGVNLRMQPTGY from the coding sequence ATGAAAAAACTACTTGCTTTAGCTATATTATCTTTAATAGCTGCTTGTACTCCCCAAGAGCTGCCGGTAGCCGCCATACAAACTATCGATATAGGCAATATTAGCTTAATACAAGGTACGCTTAGTTACCTAACCCGCGAAGCTATTCCGACACCTTATATTGTGGTGATAGAACTTTATCGTGTAGAGGGTGAAAGCCTACAGTTAATAGCCACCACCGATTTTTTAGAGGAAGGGCAAGTACCGGTAAATTATATGCTGGCCTTTAATGCCGATTTAGTTAATACCGCCACCGGCAGTTACCTCATTAATGCCCGCTTTTTAACGATAAGCGGTACAACTATTTACGAAGCGGCAGAGATGGTAAACCCTTTTAGCGGTAACGCCGGCGTTAATTTGCGTATGCAGCCAACCGGCTATTAG